Proteins encoded within one genomic window of Citrobacter amalonaticus Y19:
- the ybfF gene encoding esterase, with product MKLNIRAQSAQNLHNNSPIVLVHGLFGSLDNLGVLARDLVDDHDIIQVDMRNHGLSPRDPVMNYPAMAQDLLDTLDAQHIEKATFIGHSMGGKAVMALSALAPERIDRLVAIDIAPVDYHVRRHNEIFAAINAVTASEAKTRQQAAAVMREYLNEEGVIQFLLKSYVDGEWRFNVPVLWEQYPHIVGWEAIPAWDHPALFIPGGNSPYVTEAYRADLLAQFPQARAHVIAGAGHWVHAEKPEAVLRAIRRYLNETAN from the coding sequence ATGAAATTGAATATCCGAGCGCAATCTGCACAAAACCTGCACAATAATTCTCCCATCGTACTGGTTCACGGTTTATTTGGTAGTCTGGACAACCTGGGCGTGCTTGCGCGCGATCTGGTGGACGATCATGACATCATCCAGGTCGATATGCGTAACCACGGCCTCTCTCCTCGCGATCCGGTGATGAACTACCCGGCGATGGCGCAGGATCTGCTGGATACACTGGATGCGCAACACATCGAAAAAGCCACCTTTATTGGTCATTCGATGGGCGGTAAAGCGGTAATGGCGCTCAGCGCGCTGGCCCCGGAACGCATCGATCGTTTAGTGGCTATTGATATTGCCCCAGTGGATTACCACGTCCGCCGCCACAACGAAATTTTCGCAGCCATCAACGCGGTAACAGCATCAGAGGCAAAAACCCGCCAACAGGCGGCAGCGGTCATGCGCGAATATCTTAATGAAGAAGGCGTGATTCAATTTTTGCTGAAATCGTACGTTGACGGCGAGTGGCGTTTTAACGTGCCGGTACTGTGGGAACAATACCCGCATATCGTCGGCTGGGAGGCGATTCCAGCCTGGGATCATCCGGCGCTGTTTATCCCCGGCGGCAACTCCCCTTATGTCACCGAGGCGTATCGCGCCGATTTACTGGCACAGTTCCCACAGGCGCGTGCGCATGTGATTGCCGGGGCGGGTCACTGGGTACATGCCGAAAAGCCAGAGGCGGTGCTGCGCGCCATTCGTCGTTATCTCAACGAGACGGCTAACTGA
- the seqA gene encoding replication initiation negative regulator SeqA, translating to MKTIEVDDELYSYIASHTKHIGESASEILRRMLKFSAASQPVTPVTKEVRAAQPVVTEAKPVNLVKDKVRAMRELLLSDEYAEQKKAVNRFMLVLTTLYTLDQHAFAEATESLHGRTRVYFASDEQTLLKNGNQTKPKHVPGTPYWVITNTNTGRKCSMIEHIMQSMQFPAELIEKVCGTI from the coding sequence ATGAAAACGATCGAAGTTGATGATGAACTCTATAGCTATATTGCCAGCCACACGAAGCATATCGGCGAGAGCGCATCCGAGATTTTACGGCGTATGTTGAAGTTTTCCGCCGCATCACAGCCCGTCACGCCAGTGACAAAAGAGGTTCGCGCCGCGCAACCGGTGGTTACAGAGGCGAAACCCGTCAATCTTGTCAAAGATAAAGTGCGCGCTATGCGTGAACTGCTTCTGTCCGATGAATATGCGGAACAGAAGAAAGCCGTTAACCGCTTTATGCTGGTGCTGACTACACTCTATACACTGGATCAACACGCGTTTGCTGAGGCAACGGAATCGTTGCATGGCCGTACGCGTGTCTATTTTGCGTCTGATGAACAGACGCTACTGAAAAACGGTAATCAAACCAAACCAAAACACGTGCCCGGCACGCCGTATTGGGTGATCACCAACACCAACACCGGCCGTAAATGCAGCATGATTGAGCACATCATGCAGTCAATGCAATTCCCGGCGGAATTGATTGAAAAGGTTTGCGGAACAATTTAA
- the ybfE gene encoding LexA regulated protein, with protein sequence MAKEQTDRTTLDLFAHERRPGRPKTNPLSRDEQLRINKRNQLKRDKVRGLKRVELKLNAEAVDALNKLAESREMSRSELIEEILMAQLAALRGQGLA encoded by the coding sequence ATGGCCAAAGAACAAACGGACCGTACGACACTAGATCTGTTCGCGCACGAGCGTCGCCCGGGACGACCGAAAACCAATCCGCTTTCGCGCGATGAACAACTGCGCATTAACAAGCGTAACCAGCTAAAACGCGACAAAGTTCGTGGTCTTAAGCGTGTCGAGCTCAAACTCAACGCGGAAGCTGTAGACGCGCTAAATAAGCTGGCGGAATCCCGGGAGATGAGCCGCAGCGAACTGATTGAAGAGATACTGATGGCCCAACTGGCGGCGCTACGCGGCCAGGGTCTCGCCTGA
- the fldA gene encoding flavodoxin FldA, translated as MAITGIFFGSDTGNTENIAKMIQKQLGKDVADVHDIAKSSKEDLEGYDILLLGIPTWYYGEAQCDWDDFFPTLEDIDFNGKLVALFGCGDQEDYAEYFCDALGTIRDIIEPRGATIVGHWPTAGYHFEASKGLADDDHFVGLAIDEDRQPELTAERVEKWVKQISEELHLDDIINA; from the coding sequence ATGGCAATCACTGGCATCTTTTTCGGCAGCGATACCGGGAATACCGAAAATATCGCAAAAATGATTCAAAAACAGCTTGGTAAAGACGTTGCCGATGTGCATGACATTGCAAAAAGCAGCAAGGAAGATCTCGAAGGCTATGACATTCTGCTGCTCGGTATCCCAACCTGGTACTACGGTGAAGCGCAGTGCGACTGGGACGACTTCTTCCCGACCCTCGAAGACATTGATTTTAACGGTAAACTGGTTGCGCTGTTTGGCTGCGGCGATCAGGAAGATTATGCCGAATACTTCTGCGACGCGTTAGGCACGATCCGCGATATCATTGAGCCGCGCGGCGCCACTATCGTCGGCCACTGGCCGACCGCAGGCTATCATTTTGAAGCCTCCAAAGGTCTGGCGGATGACGATCATTTTGTCGGTCTGGCAATTGACGAAGACCGCCAGCCGGAACTGACCGCCGAGCGTGTAGAAAAATGGGTGAAACAGATTTCCGAAGAACTGCACCTCGACGACATCATTAATGCCTGA